ATATACCCTGACCCCGTACCCAACCGTTTTTAGTCCATTGGGTAACCCAGAAATCATCATTCGGTTCCGGCCAGCTTCCGTGCCCTTGTTCAAAAGTAAACGATGTTGTCATATATAAATGACGATGATCACGTTCCTTTATACTGGTGAGGAGTTTATCCATCACCCCGAAATCACCCTGCAATTCATTCCCCAGACTCCAGAAACAGAATGAGGGGTGATTGCCGTATTCCTTCATAATCCGGTCCGCTTCATCATAGAGGAAGTCGACGGTGGCTTTGTCTTCACCCACATTCAGTACCCATAACGGCAATTCTACCTGTAAATAAAATCCCATTTCATCGGCTACTTCAAAGGCTGCTTTCGGTGGACACCATGAATGAAAACGGATATGATTCAAACCGTAATCACGTGCAGTGCTAAATACTTTCTTCCATCCGGCTTTGTCTGTAGGGGGATATCCTTTCAAAGGGAAAATAGCACATTCCAGTGTTCCGCGAAGGAATAGTCTCCTATCGTTTATCTGCAAGAGGGCATCTTTATTGGTTAACTTTCTCATACCGAAAATTTCATTTTTGGTATCGATAAATTCATCCGACTGTAAAGTCGCCGTTACGCTATAGATATTGGGATTAAATTCATCCCACAGTAACGGGTCATCCATCAAATAATCAAAAACCACTTCGCTACCTTCAATCGGCACCTCCATATCAGGTAACACCTTTCCCGCAGGGTCATTAACCGCCATCACGATTTTCCCGGATATCGGAGAAGAGGTCCTTACTGCCACGTTCACTTTCTTGTTATCCACATTCGGAGTTAAACGTAATTCTTCGATACTGATTTTGTCCTTTGCGGTTAATGACATACGGCCCAGGATACCGTTCCATATGGTTTGTGTGTCATTGGTATAAGCATGGGCAAGGTTTCTGACCGATATGTCATGTTGTTTCCTGTTATCTATGCGGATGGCAATACTGTTTTTCTGACCGGCTACCAGATAATTACCCAGTTCGAAATAATGCGGGGTACTCAGACTCTCATTATAGCCTTCCACCTTTTTACCGTTAATCCACACCTGCGAATTCCATATTACCCGTTCCAATGTAAGCAGGATATTTTTGTCTTCCCAATCCCGGGGAATAGTGACCTCTTTTCTATACCATGCCGGACCAATATATTCGTATTTAGCCTTCAGGTTAAGGAATATCTCTTTTTCCATAACAGGTTCCAATATACAAGGTGTACCGTAAGCTGCATCACACAATGTCCCCGGAAGGGTTATTTTATCAATAAACGTCCGGCTATACCATTCGCCGGCAATACCCTGGTCCAGGCTGTCAAGGATTACTTCCCATTCGCCGGCAAGGTTTATCTCCTTCACGGATTGCTTGCACGAGGTTGAAAACAGGGCAACCAGACCCAAAACGGTTAATAACTTACAGATTCTCATGATTAAAATTTCCATTCGGTTTCTACTTTCAATTCTTTATGTTGTAAACGGATAATGACCGGATAGCAAAGATGTGAGGGATATTTCTCATTTACCCTGTCATTGCCCGGCGGTATTCCCGGTGCTTCACCGGTGATTATTTCAAATTGCCCGGCATCCGGCAGGCTAATATTCAATGTAGCGTTACCCACTTTACATCTGACGGATGCCGACGCCCTTCTTTTTGTCGCATTTGTGATGTAACTATAAACCGGCGAATCATCCAATACAATGGCTTCTCCTTCTTCTGAAAAAACAGGTTTCTCTGTCAATATAAGCACATAGTCATACAAATGTTCTTCGGATGAGGTTGCCGTGAACTGATCTGTCAATTTATCCTTGTGCAGGGTAAGCTGCCTTTCCATTTCCACCCCCGGATATGCGTCAGCCACCCGGGCTTTTACCTGTCCACCGTGTTTGGTAGCTTCAAAAGAAACAAGTTCACCGGTAGTTGCGCGTTGGTCTTTACCATCGACGGTAAGGGTGCTATGCGATAAAGTCTTCCGGTACCATTGGGTAAATGCAGGTACCCCGTATGCCGACGTACCCATATCGGATACAAGCTCCTTATCTCCGTTGTGTATGGAGATGGATAACTTATCAGGATGCCCGTGTCCGCCACCGTGGGGACCATACTTCAACACTACGGTTTTATTGCCTGAACGCAATACTGCATACCCGGTATCCTCAAAATATACCGAAGGCCAGGAAGCCGGGGCTGTAGCGATTTTAACGTCAGTATTGTTCAGCAAGGCTTCCACTGAATTTCTTTCGGTATAACGGTAACACTGGCTCAATACATCCAGAAAGAAAGGATCTTTATACCGCTTATAGGCTATTTCATATAAATGCGCCTGTGCCACAAGGGATTCTCCATACCATCCATCGTTGTGCGAAGGAAAGAAAAGATCGGCATAAACAGCTGAGGCAGGAGCAGCAAGCATCTTATACAATTTTTCATCATACAGGTTAATATTGCGGCAACGTACAGCATCTGCCGACAACAGCATCGCATGCAACGGATAATAGTGATAAACAGGAGAACCTTCGCTCCACCAACCATCGTCGAGCACATGCCTGTCCATCTGTGCATAATATCCGCATTCAGGATCATGGACGGCTACATGGATGATACTGTCGTTCTGCAAGGCTACACCCAGCGCTATCAGGCCGCTGTTATGCCAAACCTGCCAGTTGGCGCTACCCCGTCTACCCAAAAGCAGGTCAGCACAAGGAGTAAGATATCCCTCTTCAATTTTTCTGATCTCTTCGGGTGTCATTATCGGCTTGGCAATTATGTAAGCCGGACAGGCATCGCTTGCCCATACTGCCTCATCGAGGCTTTGCCCGAACATCTTTCCGCCCCAGGGGCCTGTTTTCCTTGCGGTATCATGATGCAGGTATGTCAGGTATTTGGAGGCATAGTCCAGCATCATATCCCGAATGTATTCCGCGTACTGTTTCTCACCCGTAACAATATACAAATACATGCAGGCAGTGAGATATATCCGGTTTTGCAGGTGTACATGATTAATCCACGCCCAGTCGAATTTATTGTTATCTTCCCAATATTTA
This window of the Proteiniphilum saccharofermentans genome carries:
- a CDS encoding heparinase II/III domain-containing protein, which encodes MIKKLVALLLFIPYVVLAQESNYYFFSKEDIESIRSSSQTEWGGAIMEKLKKTVDDRREHSLRVPLLEGGHGHDYFCPIHNQVFRFDWDKPHAHYCSLCDKYWEDNNKFDWAWINHVHLQNRIYLTACMYLYIVTGEKQYAEYIRDMMLDYASKYLTYLHHDTARKTGPWGGKMFGQSLDEAVWASDACPAYIIAKPIMTPEEIRKIEEGYLTPCADLLLGRRGSANWQVWHNSGLIALGVALQNDSIIHVAVHDPECGYYAQMDRHVLDDGWWSEGSPVYHYYPLHAMLLSADAVRCRNINLYDEKLYKMLAAPASAVYADLFFPSHNDGWYGESLVAQAHLYEIAYKRYKDPFFLDVLSQCYRYTERNSVEALLNNTDVKIATAPASWPSVYFEDTGYAVLRSGNKTVVLKYGPHGGGHGHPDKLSISIHNGDKELVSDMGTSAYGVPAFTQWYRKTLSHSTLTVDGKDQRATTGELVSFEATKHGGQVKARVADAYPGVEMERQLTLHKDKLTDQFTATSSEEHLYDYVLILTEKPVFSEEGEAIVLDDSPVYSYITNATKRRASASVRCKVGNATLNISLPDAGQFEIITGEAPGIPPGNDRVNEKYPSHLCYPVIIRLQHKELKVETEWKF
- a CDS encoding sugar-binding domain-containing protein; protein product: MRICKLLTVLGLVALFSTSCKQSVKEINLAGEWEVILDSLDQGIAGEWYSRTFIDKITLPGTLCDAAYGTPCILEPVMEKEIFLNLKAKYEYIGPAWYRKEVTIPRDWEDKNILLTLERVIWNSQVWINGKKVEGYNESLSTPHYFELGNYLVAGQKNSIAIRIDNRKQHDISVRNLAHAYTNDTQTIWNGILGRMSLTAKDKISIEELRLTPNVDNKKVNVAVRTSSPISGKIVMAVNDPAGKVLPDMEVPIEGSEVVFDYLMDDPLLWDEFNPNIYSVTATLQSDEFIDTKNEIFGMRKLTNKDALLQINDRRLFLRGTLECAIFPLKGYPPTDKAGWKKVFSTARDYGLNHIRFHSWCPPKAAFEVADEMGFYLQVELPLWVLNVGEDKATVDFLYDEADRIMKEYGNHPSFCFWSLGNELQGDFGVMDKLLTSIKERDHRHLYMTTSFTFEQGHGSWPEPNDDFWVTQWTKNGWVRGQGIFDSQPVSFNNDYSSAVEGLPVPLITHEIGQYSVFPNLKEMDKYTGNLMPLNFKAVAEDLEKKERLHLADDYLMASGKLAVILYKEEIERALKTPGFSGFQLLDLHDFPGQGTALVGIIDAFWESKGLITPEEFRRFCSPVVPLARFEKATYLNSETLNVQFETANFSDRILKDIQPLWSLSRTDGTIVAQGELNRQDISVGNGLVLGNISVPLTPVSEAGKLVLTIRFKDTEYRNSWDIWVYPEAIPEIENDIFYTRNFTEAQKALEQGKKVLLNPAKEEINGLEGKFVQVFWSPVHFPNQPGTMGILCDPAHPALAHFPTEMHSNWQWWDICKNAKTIELDNLKGNLQPIVRMVDNFYKNRNLGLVFEAKVENGKLLFCSSDLADNLDSRPVARQLYYSLIKYMESSQFSPSEEVSFERIKTIRTNTEVYNSFQVLER